The Longimicrobiaceae bacterium genome segment GTTCTCGCCCGCGCCGCCGAGCGCCCAGCGCGCCTTTGCTACCCCCTGCGCGTCCGTGGACGCGCTCCCGGCCAGGGTGCCCCCGCCCGCGGTGACCTTCCATTCCACGGCGACGCCGCCCACCGGGGTGCCCGCGGCCGAGACCACCTTCACCGCGAGCGAGTCGGCCAGCGCCGCACCCGCCTCGCCCGTCTGCCCGTCCCCGGCCACCCGCTCGATCCGCGCCGGCTTCGGCGGCGCGGCGGTCGCCGAAAAGGTGACCGGCGGCAGACCACTCACCGAGGCGGTGACCGTATGCGTCCCGGCCGCACCCAGCGTCCAGAGGGTACGTGCCTCCCCGATGGAGTCGGTCCGGCTGGAGGCGGCGGAGAGCGCCCCCCCGCCGGGGCTGACCGTCCAGGAGACCTCGATCCCGTGGAGGCCCTTCCCCCGGGCATCCGTCACCTTCACCACCAGCGGACCACCCAGGGCGACCTCCGCCGTTCCGGCCTGTCCGACCCCGGACGTGGCCACGATGGCGGCGGGCGGAGCGTTCGGGTCAGGATCGGGCCGAACCGCGGTGGGCGAATCACCCACGCAGGAGAGCAGGAGCAGAGCGAGAGCCGGAGC includes the following:
- a CDS encoding Ig-like domain-containing protein; amino-acid sequence: MSRPRMLRSAPALALLLLSCVGDSPTAVRPDPDPNAPPAAIVATSGVGQAGTAEVALGGPLVVKVTDARGKGLHGIEVSWTVSPGGGALSAASSRTDSIGEARTLWTLGAAGTHTVTASVSGLPPVTFSATAAPPKPARIERVAGDGQTGEAGAALADSLAVKVVSAAGTPVGGVAVEWKVTAGGGTLAGSASTDAQGVAKARWALGGAGEN